The DNA sequence CGAAACTTTAGGTGGGGCCACAACACATTGTGAAATTTCTGGTGTTACAGATTATAAAGCCAAAGATGATGCTGATGCTTTAACTACCATTAAGAACATCATCGATAAAATGGGTGATTACGATAAAACTGGCTTTAATAAAATTGAATCTAACAAGCCTAAAGAAAATCCAGAAGATATTTATGGCATTATTCCTAAATCAAGAGCAGACCAATACGATATGTACGAAGTGATTAAACGTTTGGTTGATAACTCTGAATTTGATGAATATAAAGCAGGTTATGGGCAAACAATAATAACTTGTTATGCACGTATTGATGGATGGGCAGTTGGCATTGTTGCTAATCAACGAAAATTAGTAAAAACCAAACACGGCGAAATGCAATTTGGCGGTGTTATTTATAATGATAGTGCAGATAAAGCCACACGATTTATTGCAAATTGCAATCAAAAGAAAATTCCCTTAGTATTTTTACAAGATGTCACTGGTTTTATGGTAGGCAGTAAAAGCGAACACGGCGGTATTATAAAAGATGGAGCCAAAATGGTGAATGCGGTTAGTAATTCAGTAGTTCCTAAATTCACGATAATTATTGGAAATAGTTATGGTGCGGGGAATTATGCTATGTGTGGAAAAGCATATGACCCTAGACTTATTGTGGCATGGCCTAGTGCAGAACTTGCTGTAATGAGTGGTAATTCTGCTGCTAAAGTATTACTTCAAATTGAAAAAGCTTCCTTAGAGAAAAAAGGGGAAAAAATAACTAAAGAAAAAGAAGAAGCCCTTTTTAACAAAATAAAAAACAAATATGACAACCAAGTGTCTCCTTATTATGCCGCGGCACGGCTTTGGACAGATGCTGTTATAAATCCGTTAGACACTAGAAAATGGATAAGTATGGGTATAGAAGCTGCTAATCATGCTCCTATTGAAAAGAAATTTAATTTAGGGCTACTCCAAGTTTAATTTTTAATTCTCATCTGATTTTTGTACTTTAATGATTGAATTTCAATAACTTCAATCATGGTAACAATAAAATCACTCAATAAATGGGCAAATAAACATTCCTATTTGCTGATTGATTTTTTACGTATTGCTTTTGGTGTTTTTATTTTTATAAAAGGGATTAGTTTTATGACCAATAGCCTCATGTTATTACAACTTTTTGAACCCATAAAAAATTGGGCTGGTAGCATGATGGCAATGCATTACGTGGCTCCAGCTCATTTTATTGGTGGACTTTTAATTACTTCTGGTTTATTAACACGTTGGGCAATCATAGCCCAACTACCCATTTTAATTGGAGCTATTGCTATAAATTTTGTAGGTGAAATGAACACAACAAACTTATACATAGCCATTGCTACTATATTGGTTTGTGGCTTTTTTTTAGTCTATGGTTCTGGCAAACATTCTTTAGATTATTACTTTAAAATGCAGCAGTAGCAGTAATTAAATACCTCTAAAAAACATAGTTTAATTTCAAAACTGTTGCTCGAGGCAATACAGGAACAACAACAAAACTCGCATCAGGATTAGCTTGAATAAAATCTGTGGTTACCCCATTGGCACTAACACCAAAACTATTAGCTCCAAAGAAATTAGCTAAACCTTCTGAATTAAATAAGTTGGTAATCAATAGATTTACTGATAAATGCTTATTAAAGGTATAGCCGGTACCTAAGTTAAAAATACTATAAGCAGGCAATTGAAATGCGTTAGCAACATTACCTTCTCTTTTACCCATAAACTGCCATTTAAAAAAAGCTGATATTTGATCTTTTTGATATTCTGTACTTAAATTAAACATTAATTTAGGGTTAAATGGTAATTGATTTCCAGAAAAATCTTGAATACTATCATCACTAATGTCCACGCTTCCCGCTGCATCATAAACTGTCCATGATGTTGCTTTTGGATTTTGAACAACACCATTAAAACGAAATGTCATATTTTGAAAAGGAGTATAAATACTCTCCCATTCCAAACCTATTGTTTTAGATCTGTTAGATTGATTGGGTGTATAAAAAATACTACTATCATTTTCATCAAAGGCAAAATCAGATACACTGATATTTTTCAGTTGACTCCAAAATGCTGTTGAAACAAATGAAAAATCTTTTAGATTGTATTTTAATCCCAATTCTAATTGATTAATTTCTTGTATTTCACCTTTACTATTAACAGGAACATTATCAAAATTATTGAAATAATAGTTCAATTCTGGTGCTTTATTTCCTTTTGAAACCCGAGCAAAAAGCGACGCTTCATCTTCAATTTTATAATTTACACCAACAGAATAAGATAAATAAGTATAGTTAAAATTAAAAATATCTTGCTCGCCAGTAAATACATTTAAACTATTATCAAAAGCTGTATTTACATCTCCATCAACTCCTCCAACTTCTTCAATTGGCGCATAGCGGTCTTTACTTCCTTTGTGCCCTATAGTCTCTAACCGTAAACCTAAATCTAAGTAAAACTTATCAGCTATCTTCCATCTATCGTTCACAAATGTAGCGACCTGACTTACTTGAGCTTGAGAATTAACATAAAACAAACCTCCATAATTACTCACTCCATTTTCATCTGATAAATAAATAATTGGTTCTCCTGGATTTTCAAGAGTTACCTGTAACATTTTTGGGTTAGGCTCGTAGGTAACATATCCAAAACTACCTTGTGTAAATAACGAGGTATCTGAAAACCCTAAAGAAAACCCCATATTAAAATCATGGTTTTTCCATTGCTTACGCAAGGTTAATTGATTCATCCATTCATTAGCTTTATTATCTTTG is a window from the Pseudalgibacter alginicilyticus genome containing:
- a CDS encoding DoxX family protein, which codes for MVTIKSLNKWANKHSYLLIDFLRIAFGVFIFIKGISFMTNSLMLLQLFEPIKNWAGSMMAMHYVAPAHFIGGLLITSGLLTRWAIIAQLPILIGAIAINFVGEMNTTNLYIAIATILVCGFFLVYGSGKHSLDYYFKMQQ
- a CDS encoding acyl-CoA carboxylase subunit beta; the protein is MDINFNKNEDYNKLLISDLNKRLAQVKLGGGKINIEKQHKKGKMTARERIDFLLDTGSKSIEIGAFTGDGMYEEHGGCPSGGVVIKIGYIKRKQCIVVANDATVKAGAWFPITGKKNLRAQELAIENRLPIIYLVDSAGVYLPMQDEIFPDKEHFGRIFRNNAIMSSMGITQIAAVMGSCVAGGAYLPIMSDEALIVDKTGSIFLAGSYLVKAAIGETIDNETLGGATTHCEISGVTDYKAKDDADALTTIKNIIDKMGDYDKTGFNKIESNKPKENPEDIYGIIPKSRADQYDMYEVIKRLVDNSEFDEYKAGYGQTIITCYARIDGWAVGIVANQRKLVKTKHGEMQFGGVIYNDSADKATRFIANCNQKKIPLVFLQDVTGFMVGSKSEHGGIIKDGAKMVNAVSNSVVPKFTIIIGNSYGAGNYAMCGKAYDPRLIVAWPSAELAVMSGNSAAKVLLQIEKASLEKKGEKITKEKEEALFNKIKNKYDNQVSPYYAAARLWTDAVINPLDTRKWISMGIEAANHAPIEKKFNLGLLQV